In the genome of Diabrotica undecimpunctata isolate CICGRU chromosome 2, icDiaUnde3, whole genome shotgun sequence, the window CTCCGCCAACACATCTTCCCGCGAGATAGACCCATTCAGTAAGGTGCCGATGTCTGTCGAAGCAGGTGTGTTAGTGAGCGCTCTCATTACAAGTTGAGCCCTTCTATTACAAAACTTGAGGTAAgtgttgttttatattttttgttttataaaggcACATTAAGATTAAATGCTGTATATTACTAAAACTTCCTTCAAATTTatgggtttatttaaaaaaagttcttTATATTACTAAAATTATTGTATGATTTTTGGAACTATATCTAAAGGATTCTTGTTATTACAAAAATATCTGTTTGATTTACAATATCATTGAAAGTTAAATCCTTGTAATACTAAAATATTTCAACGAGTTTCTTAGTTGTGTCCATAAACTACAAAGTTTTTCGGTACTAAGGccttaattattgttattattttatgtactaaCAAGTATTAAATAAGAGGGTAACTATATCTTAACCTCTTACAGATACATtgcaaaaaaattgaagaaatatGTCCACGATCGCAAAGAATTATAAACCTTCTTAATGTTTCACATCTACCTGATGAATGGGAAAACAGTTGCGATAAGGACCCAAACGTAAGTTTATAATTTACTAACATATATAAACTACTTAcatattattttgcatttttaggTCAGCAATGAAGAAAAAGAGAACATCCCTTTAAGTTCATCAGAAAACTTTTTAAAGCAACAAGAAATAGCCGAAAATACTCTGCCATTACAAAATAGTTCTTTGGTTGAGACTAACACTGTTACTGCAACAACATCAAAACGTTCGTCGAGATCGTCATCTAGTAGTTCCAGTTCGTCTTCTAGCGTCAACAGTAGCAGTTCGTCATCTTCTAGCAGCAGCTATTCCTCTCGATGTTGTTCACTGGAACAAGGACGATTTGTTTCCCATATCCTAAAAGGTAAAGAAATTGAAGCCCAGCCTCAGTCTTTATCATCTAGAACTACTTCACCTTCAATACTAGAATCTAGAATTCAGAAGAGAGTGATGCTGATATTAGTGACAATGATCCCACTTATAATGAACATCAAGGTAGAAAACGTTCGCCAAGCTCATCTTCAAGTTCCTCTGATGATGGTACTTCTGAAGTAGTTGCAACATCGCCCAGGAGATCGAAGAAACGTAAAGCTGATCCTACTAAATGGAAGCAAAATGACCAAAAGATAAAACGAAATGCAGGAGAACAATACATTTCTACTAAGACTAAAAACGTTGTTCCTGCGCGTCAAATAAAGAGTCCATGCAATCAGAAATGCAGCGAAAATTTTGATGAGGCTAAAAGACTTcaacattttaaatgtttttgggCACTAGGAGATTTGCAGTTATAGCTTATGTTTATAAAAGCAAGAATGGCTATAGTTGAACCTAAATATAAGTATTGAAACGCTCAACATCCCAGAGCACCAAATGCTGCTTTCTACTTGTACCATGATAACGCCAAAATCAGAGTCtgcaaaacatttttttatcaatACGTTGGGAATAACAAGTAAAATGATTGGCACAGTAAGATATAAGACTAACAATTGCAATTCTGTTGAAGAAGATAGAAGAGGCAAACATAATAGTCATAGACGCGTGGATGACAATCTGAAAGAAGATATCATTAGATTTATCAATCTAATACCACGAATTGAATCGCATTATTTAAGAGCGTCGACCTCAAGAGAGTTCATAAGTGGATCGAAAAGTATTACTGACTTGTTTAGAGACTTTCAAGAAAAACAGAAGAATAATTCCCGAGATCCTGGAAAGTTTCATTTGTTTTATGAGATTTTTACTACCCATTTTAATTTGGGTTTTTTCAACCCAAGAAAGATCAATGCGATCTTTGTTTACAGTATAAAAACTCTTCTGCTGATCAGAGGCTTGCTCTCAAAGTCAAATATGATACTCACCTAGAAGAAAAGGAATTAAGCCGAGCAGAAAAAAAGAATGATTGAATGACTCTTGACAAATATAATTTATGCGTTTGCTACGATGTTCAAGCGATAATGCAAAGTCCCAATGGAGAAACATCATCGTTTTATTATAAATCCAAATTGAATAGCTACAACTTTACTTTGACTGTGTTAAATAAATTACCAGAGAATGAAGACGATTTTAAAAGCTATGGTGATGTGCATTGCTATTTCTGGGATGAGACCCAAGGAAAAAGAGGTGCAGTGGAGATTGGAAGTTGCGTTTTAGACTTTTTAAAGAAGGTTTGTGAGGATGCAGGTGAACATGAAGTTAACGTAACATTTGTAACAGATAATTGTTgtggccaaaacaaaaataaatacatagctTCTTTATACATGTTTGCAGTCACtactataaaaaacttaaaggGCATAACTCACAAATTCCTTATAAAAGGTCAGAGGCAAAATGAAGCCGACAATGTACACATGCTGATACAGAAACAAATATCAAGAGATTTAAAAGCTGATCCAATCTTTGCACCACTTCAATACACCATCGCAATTCAGAGAGCTAGGAAAACGGGGAAACCTTTTATCGTTCATACTTTGAATCATGATTTCTTTTACGACTTGAAAGATTTACAAGTCAAGTGGGGATATAATTTCAACGTTGACGAAGAGAAGAATACCATCGTATGGAATCACATCAAAGTTATGAAATTTACGAAAGGGAACCCATTCTCTTTTCAATATAAGACATCATACAAAGAC includes:
- the LOC140433050 gene encoding uncharacterized protein, giving the protein MRECLGVINKNKMSKKDFSIAIKDLWIKYLTPDIIVPGFVGTGSLPVDQSADVCRSRCVSERSHYKLSPSITKLEIHCKKIEEICPRSQRIINLLNVSHLPDEWENSCDKDPNVSNEEKENIPLSSSENFLKQQEIAENTLPLQNSSLVETNTVTATTSKRSSRSSSSSSSSSSSVNSSSSSSSSSSYSSRCCSLEQGRFVSHILKGKEIEAQPQSLSSRTTSPSILESRIQKRVMLILVTMIPLIMNIKVENVRQAHLQVPLMMVLLK